The sequence CCTGTCGCCGCGCTCCATCACCATTGCCACCTACGCCCTCTGCGGCTTTGCCAATTTCGGCTCCCTGGGCATCATGATTGCCGGCATAAGCGGCATGGCTCCCAGCCGCAGACACGATCTGGCCAGACTGGGGATTCGCTCCATAATTTCTGGGTCCCTGGCGGCTTTTCTTACCGCCACCATTGCCGGAGTGCTCATCCGCTAGGACTCATATGACCAGCTGAGCTGAGCACAGGCGTGCCGGCCGGGGGGAACTGGTTGACGTTGCCTTTCCATCTGTGATGGAGCAAGAGGATGAAATCGCCCGTGAAAGATGCCATTTCTGCTGATCTCCTGGTTCATAACGCCCTGGTTCTGACCATGAATGAAAAAGATGAGATCATCGAGCCCGGGGCTGTTGCCATCTGTGGAGAGGATATCGTCTGGGTCGGCCCTGATGAGGCCTGCCCCGGAGGAGTCGAAGCAGAACAGAGGATAGATATGCAGGGGGGGCTCATCATGCCGGGTCTGATCAATGGTCACACCCATGCGGCAATGACCTGTTTTCGTGGGCTGGCTGATGATCTGCCCCTGTCGGTGTGGCTCAATGAACACATCTTTCCAGCAGAAAAGAATCTCAGTGAACACCTGGTGTATTACGGCAGCCTGCTGGCCTGTGCTGAAATGATTCTGGGAGGCACCACAACGTTCTGCGACATGTACCTGTTTGAGGAGCAGGTGGCAAGGGCTGCTCGCGACGCCGGCATACGGGCTCTGGTAGGAGAGGTTCTCTATGACTTTCCTTCACCCAATTACGGTCCCCCAGAAAAGGGTCTGGCTTACACCAGGGATCTAATTGCCAGATGGCAGCAGGAGCCGCTCATCTCCGTGGCTGTAGAGCCTCATGGGGTGTATACCTGTTCGCCTGATCTGCTGCGGAGCTGCCTGGAGATTGCAGCGGAGTGTCAGGTGCCAATGATTATCCATCTCTCCGAGTCGGCAGACGAGGTCAGGCAGGTAAAGGAGCGTTACGGAGTCTCGCCAGTGCAGCACCTGGCGAATCTCGGACTTCTGGGCCCCCACCTGATCGCGGACCACTGTGTTGTGCTCTCGGAAGAGGAGATTGAACTGCTGGCCCAGGAAGATGTGCGGGTAGTACACAACCCCCAGAGCAACATGAAGCTGGCCTCGGGGGTGGCGCCGGTGCCGGAGTTGTTGCGGCACGGCGTCACAGTGGGACTGGGCACCGACGGCTGTGCCAGCAACAATAACCTGGACATGCTGGAAGAGATGGATACAGCTGCCAAACTGCACAAGGTGAAGAGGCGGGATCCTGGAGTGATGCCGGCAAGAACAGTGGTCCATCTTGCTACGCGAGACGGGGCCAGGGTGCTGGGGATGGCAGATTCAGTGGGAACCCTGGAGCCTGGCAAGAAAGCTGATATGATTGGCGTGGACCTGAACAGACCCCACCTTACTCCGCTCTACGATCCCTATTCCCATCTGGTTTATGCTGTGGCAGCTGCTGATGTGAATCTCACCATAATAAATGGCAGGGTGGTAATGCGCCATCGCCAAGTGCTGACCTTTGAGGTGGAGCAGATCATGGCAGAGGTTCGCCGCCTTGCCAGGCAGATCAAACCGTGAAACAGTGCAAAGAGTATTTGCTGTCCCAGGTGGAGATGCATGAACAGAATGGCTAGAGAAGAGAGGTCGGCAGACCTGATGATCAGCGGCGGCATGGTCCTCACCATGAACAACAAGCATGAGATCATCGAAAAGGGAGCCGTGGCCATCAAGGGCAACAGGATTCTGGCAGTGGGAAGGGCGGCGGAGCTCCAGGAGACTGTGGCTGCGGGGGCCCTGCTGGAGGCGGCCAACTGCCTGATAATGCCTGGTCTGATCAACCTGCACACCCACGCCCCCATGGTACTTTTTCGAGGTCTGGCGGACGACCTTCCCCTGCAGACCTGGCTGCAGGAGCACATCTTTCCGGCTGAAGCGGCATACATCAACGAGGAGTCGGTCTACTGGGGCACCCTCCTTGCCATAGTGGAGATGATCAGAGGCGGCACCACCACTTTTTGCGACGGCTACTTTTGCGTGGACGGCGCTGCCAGGGCTCTCCTTGCCGGCGGCATTCGCGGCGTGCTCTCTCAGGGAGTCATAGACCTGCCGGCGCCGGGTGTACCTGACCCGAGCAGAAATCTTCAGGTGGCAGAGAGTTTTCTGCGCCGCTGGCAGGGAGTAAGTAGCAGATTGGCCCCGGGCTTATTCTGCCACTCAACTTCCACCTGCGCCACGGAGACCTTGAGAGATGCCAAGAGTTTGTGCAGAGAGGCTGGCCTGCTTCTGCAGATTCACCTGGCGGAGACCAGGACTGAGGTGGAGGAAACGGAGAAGCGGCATGGCTTCAGGCCGGTATACCTCCTGCACAAACTGGGTATTCTGGACAGCAGCACCCTTTGCCATCATTCGGTCTGGCTGACAGAGGAGGAAGTGGACGTATTGGCCAGTTCGGGGGTGGGAGTCTCTCACAATCCGGAAAGCAATATGAAGCTGGCCTCAGGGGTTGCTCCGCTGCCCCGCCTGCTGGCAGCTGGAGTCAAAGTTGGCCTGGGCACGGACGGCAGCGCCAGCAACAATGATCTTGACATGTTTGGTGAAATGGACAACGCGGCCAAGCTCCACAAGGTATGGCACGGCGACCCTGCTCTGTGTCCTGCCATGGAAGTGGTGCAGATGGCGACCTGCAAAGGAGCTGCCGCCCTGGGGATGGCTGTTGAGATCGGCAGTCTGGAAGAGGGAAAACTGGCGGACATCATTACCATAGACCTGGAGCAGCCGCACCTGACTCCTCTGTATGAACCCTGCTCGCATCTGGTGTACAGCGCCAGGGGCAGTGATGTGCGCGATGTGATCGTGGACGGCACAGTCCTCATGCGCGAGCGGCAGCTGCTGTCCCTCGACGAGGAAGAGGCCATGGCCAGGGTGCGGCAGATTGCTGCAAGGATCAAGACACCTTAAGAGACAGAGGTCACAAGCGGTGGCAGCGAGACTATTCGACGTGAGAGTAGCCTGAATATTTCCTATGCTCACGTTGCTAGTAGAGTATGGGAGGGTGTGGGTAATCAAATACATTTCACATGAGCTTTCTCGGGAGTGCTATAATAGAAAAGTAAAAATGAGAGGCTGTGATCAGCAGAAAGCGGCGGTCAGCAAGCTTGGTACATTGAAAGTATTCTACTTAGTCTGGAATCAGGAAATTATTTTCTACAGTTCAACGAGAACGTTAGTTTTTTGACTTTGCACTTTTGGTCAGCAAGAATCTGCAGATATTCCTTTCGCGCCTGCTATTTTCCCCAAAGATAAAGTTTCCCTCTCCTATTCTTCTTTGATTTTCCGCTTTCTGCCTGCTGGAACCTTCTACCTGGAGGAAAGGTCATGATCCAAGAGGTTGTCCATCCAATAGGCAGAGTAAGGTATTCAGGGAATCAGGCTGTGGCCTGCGGGGCTCTTGAAGCCGGCGTAAGAGTGGCAACCGGCTATCCAGGAGCTCCAATTTCAGATCTACAAGGTAGTTTCGAAGAGATTGCCGGAAACATTCCCAGGACAAATCCTTTCACCATTCGAGTAGGAAGTGCCCTGGATAAGAGCCGCTATCAGCTTGCTGCTCATTGGGGTACTACTACCAACGAAGACAATGCCATGGCCTTCGCACTGGGGTCGGTGATGTGCAGGGGTGATTTTAAGAGGAGCGAGTTTCTTTCGAAAGAAGAGTGGCGCTTGGTCTATGGTGATACAGTATATGGTAAGGATCACGTTGGGAGGATCCCTGTGGGGTCACGCGTGATGTGTTCATTCAAACACCTGGGAGGCAATACTGCTGCAGACGTAATTCGTGTGGCCGTGAATATTGTTCCTTACAGTGGAGGACTGGGCATAGCTTCAGGTGACGATCGCCAGGGGACGGCTTCTCAAACTATGCAGGATAACAAGGTCCTGTTCGCTTTTCATTTCCGCATTCCAACATTGGAGCTCCACTCGCCCAGGGCCTCGGCCACAACTGTGAAGAATTGCTACAAGCTGTTCGAGGAACTCGGGACTCCCTTTGCCGTAGTCATGAACTATGACCTGGCTTACCGTGAAATTTCTGGAGACCTGGTGATGCGGATAGACATGGCGGCCAACAGCAGGCGGAAAGGTTTCACCAGAGATCCCAAACATCTCGTGACCATCGGCCCCCATATCCGTCCCCGCGAGCATAAGTTTCATCGCAAACTGTTGCCCTTGTATGCCGATAAGATCAGCGAAAACTTTGAGCTTCTGGGAGGCAGGCTGAGCCGATATGGCTCGAATCCAAGAACCATGCTGGTACTCAATGGACCGTTCCGGGAAGATTTCCAGTTGATAAAGCAGGATTCGTTATTGCAGGAAAGGCTCCAAGATAAGTTTGGAGAAGTCCTTGCTGTGGAGACGGATGTAGTATTCCCCCAGCCCAGGGCTCTGATTAAGGAGCTCATTGCCGAACACTCCATAGAGAGGATTATCGTTTATGAGGAAGGATATGGGCGGGTGATCTACCTGCAGCTGCTCGACATGGTGCAGGAACTGGCTCCTGCTTCGAGAGTTTTCGATTGCAGCATACCTTACGAGCCGAGAATATATGAGCGGTTTTCTTATGTGGACCACATTCTGACAGAGTGAAGGAGGTGTGCCATGTCCACAGCAGGAGGAAGACTAGCAAAAGATGGCAAGAAGGAAGAGGTGACCTACATGCGCCCAGTGTCGAACTGTGCCGGCTGCGGTGATACCAAAGTCTCTTGGTCGCTATTTGAGGGGATGAAACGCTTCAACCGCGATCACGGTCTCAAGGGCAGAGAGAGGTACAAATTGGTATATGCAGCAGACAGGGGATGCGGCAACCTGCAAGGTTACCATGCTTATGGCATAGTGGATACCATACTTTGTATGGGATCAGGTGTCATCGTGGGTGAAGGAATAAAAGAGTCCTGCTCAGAAAAAGAAATTGTAGTCACCGCTTCAGGGGACGGCGGTTACAATTTCAATATGAACGGGTTCAAGTTTGCTGCGCAGAACAAAAAGAACGGTTCGATAACCATTATATATAACAATTTCAACATCAGGATGACGGGTGGTCAAAAGCCTCTGGAAACAGATTTCGGCGGGGAGGGAGCAGCACTGGGGTTCGAGGTAATTCATATCAATCCTTTCAGGGTGGAGGACAATGCTCAACTTTTCAAAGAACTCATGGGGCGCTATCTCAAGAAAGAGAAGGTAATGGTGGTGGCAGACGGAGTCTGTGTACTGGATATGAACAGGGAGGGTAGATCCCTGGGTTTAAAGTTGGGCCATTTTACCAGAAATGACGACTGCCTTGAGATAGGGTTCGAAAGGGAAAAAGAACGGTATGCCCGGGAGGAGCCTCAAAAGTTGAAGGATCTTCCTAGATTCAAATGTCGGCTATGCGGGATCGGACTTAGATGTCAGGCACTGCTAGACAATAATGCCAGTCTTTGCCAGGGCTGCGGTGCCTGTAGACAGTTTCCCTGTCCGGCTGACGCCCTCGGCTTCGAGGGTCCCAGTTTGGCCGATTCAACCAACGTTGCTGAACTTATTGTTATGAGTGGCAAAGGGGGATAGTGTGAATAAGGAGAGACGACTCACCATATCAAACCCGGCCATAGGAGGCTCCGGATACCTCACTCTGGCCAAGATGGAGGCAGATGCCGCAATAGTGGAGGGGCACCATGTTGCCATCCACCAGTGCCGCGGTTTGGCTCAGGCCGGCGGACCTCTGTGCATGGACGTGGTGATCCGTGAAGCTGAGGTCGTTGGCGCTGCATCTCACTACATTGACTATGTGAACGGTTTTGAGCTCTGTGAGGCATGGCGGGCGGTCTCTACCGTGCATGACTTCGCCACGACCTTTCCTCGAGGCCTCACAGTGGTAGTAGATTTTCTTGTGGTGGAACCGATTCTTGTCACTGCCCAACGTAAAGGGCCCAGGTATCCTACCAGGGAAGAATGCATCAAGAACTTCGAGAAGCGTATACGCCAGGAATCTGACATCAGGGTGCTGGTGTACGACTTTGCCAAGTATGGATTTCCAACCATTCTGAAGGGCCCTTTTTCCTTCGGTGTTTTAGTGGCTGATTTGCATCTGAGAGGCAACGACGCATTCATTCAGCTGTCCAGAGACGCTGCGGTGGAGGGTATACTCATGAATGTGCCTGGAGTGAAAGGAAAACTTGACGATGAAAAACGTCGGAATTTCAACCGATACGTCTTTGAGAGGGGATACGAAGCACGGATTCACTGTGGTTGGGACGAGCATGTTGGCATAGCCTATCTCTAATCAATTTCATCAAGAAAGGTCCGGGTGTGGGAATATGCTTTGCGATGGCAGAATAACCATCGGTTTTTCCTCGCATCGGGTGGAGGTCTTGCCCTTTGCCGAAAAGGAGATGAGCCTGCATGAGCTCATCATCCTGGAGGAGCCCGAGTCGGAGGGCTTCGAGGCAATGCTGGCCGGCCGCCTTTCCCTCGATGACTACCTGCTGCAGCTCGATTCGGCTTTTCCGGAGTTCGAGAGCCGCTTGTGCCATATTCTAAGAAAACTGCACCGCAGGGGCTGCCGCATTATTCAGGTGGAGCCTTATCTGGATACACTCCTTCACATCCACGAACTCTTTGCAGAGGGAAAGACAAAAGAGGATGTTCTGCAACAGGCCGAACTGAGGGAAGTGTATCTGGCGGAAAGAGAAGCAACAGCTGCACTGATTTCCTACTACACCTCGAGTTTGCGCGCTTCCTTTGCCCAGGTGGTGGCAGGGGTGAAGAAGTTCGCCCAGGCCGATGCCCGGCGGTTGGAGCTGCGGCAACGACTGCGGGCCAGGAGTATTGCCAGCGAGCTTTCAATAAGGCACTCCACCTATGTTGAGGCCGGCTATATCCACTACCCCCTTTATCGCTACCTCAGGTCCGAACTG comes from Deltaproteobacteria bacterium and encodes:
- a CDS encoding amidohydrolase; its protein translation is MKSPVKDAISADLLVHNALVLTMNEKDEIIEPGAVAICGEDIVWVGPDEACPGGVEAEQRIDMQGGLIMPGLINGHTHAAMTCFRGLADDLPLSVWLNEHIFPAEKNLSEHLVYYGSLLACAEMILGGTTTFCDMYLFEEQVARAARDAGIRALVGEVLYDFPSPNYGPPEKGLAYTRDLIARWQQEPLISVAVEPHGVYTCSPDLLRSCLEIAAECQVPMIIHLSESADEVRQVKERYGVSPVQHLANLGLLGPHLIADHCVVLSEEEIELLAQEDVRVVHNPQSNMKLASGVAPVPELLRHGVTVGLGTDGCASNNNLDMLEEMDTAAKLHKVKRRDPGVMPARTVVHLATRDGARVLGMADSVGTLEPGKKADMIGVDLNRPHLTPLYDPYSHLVYAVAAADVNLTIINGRVVMRHRQVLTFEVEQIMAEVRRLARQIKP
- a CDS encoding amidohydrolase, which encodes MAREERSADLMISGGMVLTMNNKHEIIEKGAVAIKGNRILAVGRAAELQETVAAGALLEAANCLIMPGLINLHTHAPMVLFRGLADDLPLQTWLQEHIFPAEAAYINEESVYWGTLLAIVEMIRGGTTTFCDGYFCVDGAARALLAGGIRGVLSQGVIDLPAPGVPDPSRNLQVAESFLRRWQGVSSRLAPGLFCHSTSTCATETLRDAKSLCREAGLLLQIHLAETRTEVEETEKRHGFRPVYLLHKLGILDSSTLCHHSVWLTEEEVDVLASSGVGVSHNPESNMKLASGVAPLPRLLAAGVKVGLGTDGSASNNDLDMFGEMDNAAKLHKVWHGDPALCPAMEVVQMATCKGAAALGMAVEIGSLEEGKLADIITIDLEQPHLTPLYEPCSHLVYSARGSDVRDVIVDGTVLMRERQLLSLDEEEAMARVRQIAARIKTP